Below is a genomic region from Streptomyces sp. RPA4-2.
CGCGCTCGCACAGCCCCCAGCCCCAGTCGGGCAGCAGGCGCAGGCCCCGGTCGAGGTCGGCCAGTTGCCGGGCCGGCTCGCCCAGCCCCCGCCACACCCGGGCCCTGCGCCCCAGCGCCCAGGGGTAGTCGGGCTTGAGTTCCAGCGCGCGGTTCAGATCCGCGAGGGCCTCGGCGAGCTGTCCGAGCCGCTGCCGGGTCGCTCCCCTCGACGCCCAGGCGAAGTGGTACGAGGGGTCGAGTGCGATCGCCCGGTCCAGATCACCGATCGCGTCGGCGTCGTGGCCGAGGATGCGGTGGTACTCACCGCGTACGGAGATGGTCTCGGCGTCGTCCGGGGCGAGCGCGGCGGCCCGGTCCAGGTCGGTGATGCCGTTCTCGTGGTCGCCCAGGCCGTTGCGGCCGAGGGCTCTGCCGCGATAGGCGCGCGCGAGACCGGGATCGAGGGCGATGGCCCGGTCGTACTCGGCCAGCGCCTCCTCGTACGCGCCGTCGTGCCGCAGCGCGCTGCCCCGGACCACCCGGGCGAGCGCCTGCCGGCGTTCGTCCAGTCCGCCGCGGTCCAGCAGCACCCCGAGCGCGGCGGGCACCCCGCCGTCGGCGAACGCCTCCGACAGGGCCCGCCCCCACGTCCGTACGGGCTCCGCGTCCGCGTCCTCGCCCGCCTCCGCCAGGACGCGTGCCCAGCGCCTGGCGGAGACGTCACCGCCGTCGCAGGCGTCCACGAAGTCCCGCAGCGCGGCGGGCAGCGCGGTCCGGGCGTTCGCGCACAGCAGGTGGTAGGTCTCCGCGAGCCGCAGCTCGCGCCAGCCCTCGTCCGCCCACAGCTCCCCGGTGCCCCGGTCGTCCTCGGCCTCGGCCTCGGCCCGCCACCGGCCGAAGGTCTCCGCGAGCAGGGCGTGCCGCCGCGCCCACCCTCGTGGCGAGCGCAGCCGTTGCAGGCGCAGCATCGGGGCCCGTACGACGTCGTGGTACTGGACGCGGTCCCCGCGGTCGCTGACGAAGGGGAGGCCGCGCAGCCAGCCGAACAGCGCGTCGGCCTCGTCCTCGGGGCAGTGCGCGGCGGCCCGGAAGACATCGGCGTCCAGCCTCCTCGGCAGGGCGCAGGCCAGGGCTGCGGCGCGGCGGACGGGGTCCTGTTCCCACTTCAGGAAGCGCTCCACGGCCGTCGCGCTGGGGTCGCCCACGTCGTCGGGCCCGGTGGGCCGTCCGGCGGCCAGGGTGGACACCAGCACCGGCAGTCCGCCGGTGAGCCGCAGCACCTCCTCGACGACCGGTTCGGCCACCACTCCCCTGTCCGCGAGCAGGGACCGCGCCTCGGCCTCCGTGAAGGGCCCCAGCGGTACGTCGGCCACGAAGTCGGCGAAGCCGCCCCAGCGGGCGGTGTCGAAGGGGCGCTGTCCGGCGGTGACGACCACGACGTTCGCCGGCAGGGCGCCGTGCCGGTCGGTCGTCATCACCTCGTGCAGCCAGCCGTCGAGGAAGGGCGCGGTCCGCTCGTAGGTGTCGAAGAGCAGGACGAGCCAGGGGGCGTCGGCCGCGACGGACGCCAGCTCGTCGAGCAGGACCGGGGTGAGGACCCGCTCCGGTGACTGGACCAGCCGTACGTCCTCCTGGTTGCGCAGCCGGGCGCCGATCCCGGCCCTCAACCAGTCCGCTCCGTGGGCGAGTTGGTTCGGGTCGAGGGCTCCCGCGAAGGCGCCGACACCGGGCAGCAGGCCGAGCCCGACGAGGCTCGCGCGGGCGGCGGCCAGACTCGCGGGCGACGGCGGGGACGCCGGGGGTTCGGGCGTCTCCAGCGCTGCCGCCTCGGCTTCCAGACGGCGCTCCCGATGGGTGGCCAGCAGCCGGTCGAGGTCCTTGAACCGGTGCCCCTGCCGGGCGAAGCGCTCGCTGACCGCCGCCATCGCCTCGGGCACGCTGCCCGCGCCCTCGTCGACGTACGCGGTCAGCGCCCCGCGTTCCCGGGCGAGCTGTTCCAGCTCCCGGACCAGAAAGGTCTTCCCGACCCCGGCGTTCCCGTGCACATGGAACAGGAACCGGTGCCGCTCGTCCTCCGGCGACAGCTCGAGGTTCTCCCGGAACGCGGCCCGTTCGGCACC
It encodes:
- a CDS encoding tetratricopeptide repeat protein codes for the protein MQELIRQRRRQGFVGRGAERAAFRENLELSPEDERHRFLFHVHGNAGVGKTFLVRELEQLARERGALTAYVDEGAGSVPEAMAAVSERFARQGHRFKDLDRLLATHRERRLEAEAAALETPEPPASPPSPASLAAARASLVGLGLLPGVGAFAGALDPNQLAHGADWLRAGIGARLRNQEDVRLVQSPERVLTPVLLDELASVAADAPWLVLLFDTYERTAPFLDGWLHEVMTTDRHGALPANVVVVTAGQRPFDTARWGGFADFVADVPLGPFTEAEARSLLADRGVVAEPVVEEVLRLTGGLPVLVSTLAAGRPTGPDDVGDPSATAVERFLKWEQDPVRRAAALACALPRRLDADVFRAAAHCPEDEADALFGWLRGLPFVSDRGDRVQYHDVVRAPMLRLQRLRSPRGWARRHALLAETFGRWRAEAEAEDDRGTGELWADEGWRELRLAETYHLLCANARTALPAALRDFVDACDGGDVSARRWARVLAEAGEDADAEPVRTWGRALSEAFADGGVPAALGVLLDRGGLDERRQALARVVRGSALRHDGAYEEALAEYDRAIALDPGLARAYRGRALGRNGLGDHENGITDLDRAAALAPDDAETISVRGEYHRILGHDADAIGDLDRAIALDPSYHFAWASRGATRQRLGQLAEALADLNRALELKPDYPWALGRRARVWRGLGEPARQLADLDRGLRLLPDWGWGLCERGDALRSAGRHEEALADYDRAIDIDGAYASAYASRGVCHAGLGRPAEALADLDRAIALVPEYPWALRHRAELRLGLGDLAAALSDADRAKALRPDEVPVLLCRARALIALRRHDEARLDLDHALGPHAGGPPNGPDLDDLSRVLDDLLHAPGADRDRLAPLVERVTAARAAGSAPRPEGPRPEGPRPEGPRPEGPRPE